The Penaeus monodon isolate SGIC_2016 chromosome 6, NSTDA_Pmon_1, whole genome shotgun sequence genomic sequence gttgaaagaaatgaaataaaatgctgAAAGAAATTAAATCGAGATgtatgaagaagagagaatgaaagaaaataaacagaggaagCACAGGAAAGGGAAATGACATAGATGAATAAACGGtatagaggaataaagagaaagaaaataaacagaggaagcacaagaaagggaaataacatagatgaataaacagaataaaggaataaagagaatgaaatgaaataaatagaggaAGCACAGGAAAGGGAaacgatataaattaaataaaaaaaaacagagagacagagaacgactAAAATTAAATGGACTGAAAGaataaagaacagaagaagaaagaaggcgaATAATTAAATATAGAACAGGTCGAAAttaaataggaaaatgaaaataaataaataaataaataaaaataagaaaaaacaataacaacgtaAGGAACAGGAAGCAGGGCATAAAAATGAAGtagtagaaagaaaataagagaaaagttgaacataataaaaaaataaataaataaatgatgaaattacATAAAAGTTATCAAATACGATAAGCACGAAAATAACTTCTGATATAAacaaactacacacacgcacaccctccctccacacacacacacacacacacacacacacacacacacacacaccctccctccacacacacacacacacacacacacacacaaacacacacacacacacacaccaccctccccacacacacacacacacacacaacacccccctccaaacacccacaccacaccacacaacacaagacacacaccacaacacacacacaaaacacacacacacacacacacacacctccctccacacacacacacacccctccacacacacacacacacacacacacacacacacacacacctctaccccccccccccacacacacacatcccccctccctcccaccctccacatccaccctaaccccccccaccccacatccccccacccttccccaccccacatccccccacccttccccaccccacatcccccacccttctccacccctcccacccagccTCTCCTCAAACGCAAAGGCTTACCCGGGGGGACAGTTACAAGACCAGACCGCAGGCCCCGGCACGCAGAGCCCGCCGTTCAGACACGACCCGGCAGGACACAGCGCCGTTCCGCACTCTTGCACGCCCTCGCCCCCCACGCCCTCCACCCACGCGTCGATCTCACGCCCGTTTACCTGGGGATCAGACAAGTTTGaaggatttttattcttttattattatttgttattattattattattattattattatttgttattattattattatcattattattattattatttattattattattataacctgtGGGAGCggttgttttcaatttttttttattgtatgagcagtatttttttaaaggatctgtaaaaaaaacaaaaacaaaaaaacaaaaaaaaacatagaaaccaCGTCCatccaaacaaaagcaaaaacaaacacgcgaggacaagaaaacaacaacaaaaaaacaacacaaaccacagcaacaaacaccaacaaaaacaaacaacaccaacccagccacaaacaaacaaagcaaacaacaGACAAACTCCTCCacccatcaaacaaacaaacacacaaacctccCCCtagtcacacaacacacaaacaaacaaacatccccaaacaaacacaaaacaaacaacacaaccaaacaaaccaaacaacaccacGCATCCAaccaaacaaacgcaaacaaacacgcaaacaaacgcatccatccatccaccaaaacaaacaaacaaacacgtacaaaCAACGACAtccatccaaacaaacaaacacacacgttcaAACATCgccatccatccacccaaacaaatacaaacaaacacaaacaaatgcatCCACCCAAACAGACTCCTGCACCTCCAGGATAGacacacagcaaacaaacaaacaaacacgcacaaacatcgccaaccaaccacccaaacaaatacaaacaaacgcatccatccaaacaaacaaacagacaaacacgtaCAAACATCGccatccacccacccaaacaaacaaacaaacacaaacaaacgcatccACCCaaccaaacaaatacaaacaaacgcatccacccaaccaaacaaacacaaacaaacgcatccacccacccacccacccaaacccaaccatCCAGACTCCCGCACCTCCAGGATGGACACGCAGCCCTGCAGGCGCGGCAGGAACCCCGCCTTGACCAccaggggggaggagtaggaggaggggagtccCCCGAGGTACACGTGACCCAGACGGACGGAGGCGGTGGATGACCTCTGCTCGCTGTAGATGGGTGACGTGTCGTTGACCTGGAATCGGGCGGGGGGTCAGAGTTTGtattggaggggtgggggggggagaggggagggagggagggagggagagagagaaagaaagagagagggagcgaggagggagagggagagagagagagagagaaagagagaagatgaagaggagagagagagagaagagagagagagaagagaaatgagagagagagaggggaacgaggagggagagaagaagaagagaaagaaatgagagagatgagtATACAGGAAGAAATACATattcagaaagaaaagagaggagagagagagagagagagagagagagagagagagagagagagagagagagagagagagagagagagagagaggaacacacacacacagaagacagagagagagagagagagagagagagagagagagagagagagagagagagaagtgcctTATGAGAAAGTCTTTTTAATGCAAATAGAGGATTTGATGATGATTCTGACGATAGCAGGTTGTAACAGGAAGTAAGTTAATGGCGATGATTTTATGAAGAAAATGAgctcataatgataaaaacaacagctTGATAGTTACAAGAAAGTTAAAAATTCACAAGGACAACGTAATGACAGTGACGAGAAAGAAGTTAATGTGAACAGAAATTTGTGACATTAATACCAGGGTAAGTAAATGATAGGGAAGTTAATATCGACATGTTAATTCAAACATGAATAATACGAGAGAATTAATGAACAGACAATCTGCTGAACAATAACGAGAGAAGTAACAAGTAACGAAATAAATAACAGAGGAAAAGTGTTCATAAATCATTTAACAATAAAAGGGAATTTATATGTGAATATCACTCAGGGTGgattatatgaaataaagaaaagaggagatttaaatagagagagacgaaaaaaacggGAGGGCCTGGCGAAAGAATAacagatgagaggaggagagtgtgtggagagagagagagagagagagagagagagagacactgagacATCACCAAagagatgacaatgataatggcaaacaGCAAACAGATCGTGCATGGCAAAAGGACAGTGACACGAGCGAAGTCAGAGGGAGATGACATATGGCAAAAAAATCACCTGCAAAGACGCGCTGCATTTGCCAGCTCCCCACGGCACGTCTGGTTCATATGGCGTCCACCACATCCTGCAGGATATTGCGTCATCAGTCGGTTATCAACTTAGAGTAATACGCGGTTATATAATgagcatatctgtgtgtgtggggtggggtgggggatatgtgtgtgtggtggtgggttggggtgtatgtggatgtgtgtgtgaggtgtgtgtgtgtgtgtgtgtgtgtgtgtgcaaacttaTGTATAAACGATTCTGAATACATAaaagatatacagacacagaaaacTTTGgcacacgcgagcacacacacacacacacacacaacacttacgctcattaatatatatatatatatatatatatatatatatatatatatatatatatatatatatatatatcttcttttaacggtaggttcatgtctgagccgccgtggtcacagcatgatacttaattgtagttttcatgttgtgatgctcttggagtgagtacgtggtagggcccccagttcctttccacggagagtgctggtggtacctttttaggtaatcattctctctatttatccgggcttgggaccagcactttgacttgggctggcttggccacccagtggctatgtaggcaatcaaggtgaagttccttgcccaggggaacaacgcggcgctcggtgactcgaaccctcgcggccttggcgatcatgggtttccatgatttttcttagcaatttagagcggtggtttgccattgccttccgcccggtgtttttatcgagtcaccatctctatttacccggcactgacttgagctggcttggccacccagtggctaggcaggcaatcgaggtgaagttccttgcccaagggaaacaacgcaccggccggtgactcgaaccctcgaactcagattgccgtcgtgacagtcttgagtccgacgctccaaccattcggccaccgcggccccatatatattgtgaatatatttatatatatctatatatttatatatatatatattatatatatatatatatatatatatattattatatattattattattattattatatatataatatatatatatatatatatatatatatatatatatatatatatatatatatatatatatatatatatatatccccaacccacaaaaaaacacacccacttcCACATCCCatcctttttaccttttacacacagacccccaaacacacacacacacacacaccttacagacACATCAGTACGGAAGTTCCTAGCCAGCTTCTCGTTCCCCTGCAGGAAAGAGACGGTCTGTAGGCCACACGAGAACACGAACTGAAGCAGCGAATTCCTCAGGAGCAGCATGAAGAAGGCATCGCTGGGGCCCTCGCTGTAGGCCACCAAGCCGTTGGGACTCTGGGACGTGAACTGGACGTAAACCTGAGAAGTAAAACGACAGGAAATTGGGTGGTCTGAGGGACTGGTTCGAAGGCTCTACACTAAGGCACAGAGGAACATGCAAAACATAGGTACATAGGCACATGTGCAGAGATATTGAAACACGTATGCAcatacgagggagggagggagggagggagggagggaggcacatacgagggagggagggagggagggagggagggagggagggagggagagagagagagagtgagagagagggagggagagggagagggagggagggaggagagagagagagagagagcgaagaagatagatagatagatagagagacagcgagagagcgaagaagatagatagatagatagagagacagcgagagagcgagatggctagagagagagagatagtatatatgatagtagtagtactagtaacagtagtggtagtggtggtggtggtagtagtagtaataataataatagtagtagtagtagaagtaacaacaataataaaaataataacaataacgataataacaaaaataacgataataataattagtgataacaataataataataataacaataataataacagcaataataacaataacaacaataataacagtaaaacgaAAACAGCTTCCTGTACTTACATTTTACATCAACTCCACGTTTTCTCTTGGCACATCAGCTGATAGCGGATGTGATATTCTCAGTTAGAAtcttatgttaaaattttttttctctctatgtccGGATTACGTATAAATTTGTTATCGTAAACTTGTTTCTAGAagctccatctatttatctgtttgttgttactattatcattatcactagaattattatcattattgttatcaatgccattattattattactatcattgccattattattttcaataccattattatcatcatttttatcattattattgttattattattatttatatttatttaggttTATGTGTAGCATCAATAGTTTAGTTCGGAAGGAAACCAAaatcctttaatttttatttttcttgcattcCATGGCTtgataaacaaaacattttttttttccgcgtatgatttttttttcacttattacaCCCAATGTTGTATATGTAAGATTCATCATTATAAATTTCTTCTCACTAGCTTGAGATAACTGTCCCTTGATATATAATTGCCGTATGTAGTTTTAGACCATTCAcaatacctgtttttttttctctgaggtTGTACTGTCGTATTTTACGATAGGGTGTGGCACACGTGAGATGATGTTGCGTTATCGAATAATGGTTAGTGGTTTGTTTTGACGAATACTAAATCgttagtttctctctttctctctctctctttctctttctttctttctttctttctctctctctctctctctctctctctctctctctctctctctcttctctctctctctctctctctctcactcccccctctctctctctctctctctctccttttctctcacggTCCGACAAAATCCAAGAATTCGCTTATAACAACGAGCGCTTAAATAACAAGTTCTatcttttaatatctttatctGAATATTCATTATGGTTGACATGACttgcttttcctttcattctcacaCACCTACCTACATGAACAAAATACTTCGGTGTTCTGTATGCTTTCCTTTTGCTATTGCCGGCATCTTTACACTACATttcaatgagaaaataaaaattacatgcGGATATATTTCCCTCTccagagtgagaaaaaagagagagatgaagagagggagagggagggagggagggagggaggagggagggagggaggaggagagggagggaaggagggagggagaggaggaaggaagagggagggaggggggagggagggagggaggaggagggaggagtgaggaggagggagagggaggagagagagagaggagaggagagaagagaggagagagagagagagagagagagagagatgagagagagagagagagagagagagagaaactaccgACTTGGTACTCGGCAAAACAAACCGCTGACCATTATCGATGAcgcaacagagagaaacagacagacagagaaaaatattttaaaagatatatatacttacacacacacacacacacacatatatatatacatatatatatatatatatatatatatatatatatatatatacatatatatatatacataaatatatatatattttttttttacatatatacatatatatcaataataataatcataacaatgataacaacaacaacaacaacaacaacaataataataataataacagcaataacaacaacaataataacaacaacaacagagagagagagagagagagagagagagagagagagagagagagagagagagagagagagagagagagagagagagagagagagagttcaagaaagaaatagaaatagaaagcgTGTCAgtaaaagacaaatagaaaaaaaagataaacagacagaaaaaaaaggcatacaCGAAACACACAGATAATCATGCACAAGCCAACGCATGGCAACAACCGTACCTGGACCCCTTGTCTGAGTGAGAGGTTGCCAACATCAACACCAAGATACGAGGCTCCAACGAAATACGGTTTGTTGATGTAGAAATACAATTCGCAGTAACTGCCCTTGTAGTTAAACGGACACTTGCACTGCGTAAGGAAAAAGTTACATTATAAAGAAGGGGGGGATATGAATCGTAGAGTAAATGCATCGTGTTTCATGTAGTTACGTAGAAGGTatttgcatatagatacatacatataggtctatatactgaaatgcatatgtatgtaaatatttttgtatgttttggagtgtgttagttttttttgtgtgtgtgtgtttgtgcgtgtgcgtgtacttatgcgtacgcgtgtgcgtgtaagaaaaaaaataaaataaaaaaaagaagaagaaaaaaaaaaacgataatatacACAGGAGACCAGGAAATTCGCTCCCTCACACACGTTCCTTTTATCTTATCAAATACAACGCATATCCTCAGCGAAGCCGGATCCGTTTATCTTCAGCTCTCTTCATAGCTCTTATCTTCAACACGTGTTCAACCACAGAAAACCAGTTCCCTCACTTCAGACGCATTTTAAACGGGGAAACTCAATTAAAAtcaacatcacccccccccccaaaaaaaaaaaaaaaaaaaaaaaaaaaaaaaaaaaaaaaaggatgcgaTGACTAATATCACCTGAGTTCACGACAGATGTACGTACTTCTTATCATGAGTGAATCTTACGCGAAGCAGATGGcagagaaaggggatggggagggacggGTAATTAACGTGTtggataaaggggagggagatagaaagggggagggagagggagagggggcagacgCGTGTAGAGGGTGATTCTCCTGATCAATAAAATGTGAAAGACATCGTAGAGAGAGATAAGTTGATAGATATTAAAAGTCAGGTGAGTAATTCGCTGTttattcgccccccccctcttccccctaataGTACTGACAGCTAGTTATTTCTTCTATTTGTTTGAAATTAATTGGAGAGCGACATGCGGTTACGTGACGAGAAATGCTATAATATGAAGTGaatttgtcatgattttttttattgtaataaagtGGATGGTGGTATTGCATCATGTGCTGTGATACGAGAAATATTGTTGTTGAAACTTAAATTTTCTCGTGAGTTGTTTGTTTACTCTCGGTTTGTTTGCGTCTTTGAGTCAGTGTTTTCCTGTTTCGTTTGAGTGTGTCCTTTTGTGTTCTGTTGAAGTTTACTTTAGTGGTGTAGGGGGTATATTTATttcactgtgtatgtgtatgtgattgtggaTGTATAAATTCGTCTGGTTACATAAACTGCGAATCGGCAGTGGAATATGAGAGGCAGACGCGAAGACTTACGGAGGATTTTCCGTCGCGGGTCACGCAGGTCCCTCCGTTGAGGCAGAAGCCGTCCCCGCACTGTGCCGAGGGCGCCTGGTCGCTCTGAGTCTCGGAGGTCGCTGCGGAGGTCACGACCTGCGGCGGCAGCGACACCGTCGGGGGCGTCGTCGTGTCGAAAACGGGCTCCTTTTCGCTCGGGCTGCCCGTGTAGTCGGGGGTCTCCACGGGGACGTCGGTCTCGCGCGGGGTGCTGGGCGTGGGAGACACCGGGACCTTCGGTGTGATCGCGGGCGCCGGCGGGAGGGGGGAAGACAAGGTCGTTATCGTGAGAGAAACGTGCGTGGCTGAAGGCTGCAAGTCAGTCGTCGGCGGTATGGCTGTCCCGTCAGGAGTCCGAGTCGCTGAGGTCGTGGCTGCCACTGGGGTCGGCGTCATCATCGTCGGCTCCTCAGCGGGGGCCGTGCTCGAGCCCAGGGAGGCGTTATAGAGGAGCTGGTCGTCCGGTATCGTCACATTCCTTGCCTCTACACCTGGATCAGTCACAATGGTAAACAGGTCAGCAAGGCTGGTCGTTGTAGTGAACGCCAGGTCTGTAGGTTCGTCTGCCTTAGTCGTCGTGGGTAGTGTGGTCGTCCCTGCGTCTGTCTCTGTGCGCGTGTCTGTCTTCAAGTCCTCGGGAGTTTCCGTCGGGGTGGTGAGGACTGCCTCCCCAGCAGCTTGGGTGTACGCGTGCTCCAACTCCAACGTCACGGGAGTCTCTGAGATGATGTACACTCCCGCCTCTGTTGATGTCGTTAAGCCTTCGGTGTAAACAGGACTGAGACTCGTCATATCAATGGTAGTATATTCTGCTGTGTCTGTAAGGGGCGTAGTTTGTGTCGGTTCAGTATATTCTGTGAAGATTTTCGTCTGAGTTTCCGTAAAGCTGATAATGTCTGTTGTTTTGGGACTCATTAGCGACATATCTGTTGTTTGTGCTTCGGTGATGGCATCTGTTGTTTCGGTTGCGCCTGTAGTCTCTGCTGTTGATGTAGTGTCAATAACACCTACCGTTAATGTTGTGTCTACAACATCTACGCTCTCTGTTGTTAAATCAATTGTGGTTAAAGTTTCATCACTTGTAGCTAATGCAGTTGTTTCCGTAGGTGTacttattgttgttttatctaCAAATGTTGTTGGAGTTGTTTCACCAATATCTGTAGTTGGTGTGCGGGCAATGTCCGTCGTTGGTGTGCTGGTAAAATCTGTAGCTGGCGGCCTGTCAAATTCTGTAGTTGGTGTGCTAGCAAAATAAATGGTCTGTGTGCTGGAAAAatctgtggtttgtgtggtggcaAAATCTGTGGTTTGTGTACTGGCAAAATCTGTCGTTGGTGCTGTTCCCACGAAGTCTACTGTTGGCATAGTGTCAGTATCTGTCGTTTGTGTAGTGTCAACAAACCCTGGTGTCACCGTAGTATCAGTGGCGCTTGTTGTGGTAACGTCAGCTGTTACGGGAGTCGTAGGTGCCTCTGTGAATTCAGCATCAGGCGTTGTAATATTGACACCATCATATAACTCTGTGGAAGTCACCTGGTCTGTTGTTAACTGAGTAGTGTCATAGAATGAGGATGTAGTATCAGTGCCAGAAACGGAATCTGTTGTGGGGTATATATAGTAGGTAGAATCGATAGAGGTCAAATTATCAATTTCAGAAGGAGTCGACGTCACGAGAGCTGCCTCTGTCGAAGCCGCGTCAGTAGCGTTCCCGCCCGAGTCCTCGTAGTCTGGCGCAGGTGTCGTCCTCGCCACGCTCGTTCTCGTCACGTCTGTTGTGTCAGGGGTCTGCGTGGGGGAAAGGTCAGTCTGGGTCACGAGGTCTGTCACAGGAGCCACGGTTTCGGTGAAATTCAAGCTCTCTTCGGGGGTGTAGGGAGTGGTGAGGCTGGGGAGCTCGGAGCCCAAGACACTGTCTTCGGTAGTGAGGAAGGGCTCAGTTACATTATCTTGGTCTGTAAGATAATCGCTTACGTTGTCTGGAAGAGCTGTGGTCTCAGGCACAGGAGTTGAAAGCCCCGCCGTGACGTCTTCGGCTGTGGAAGTTTCACTGGGAAGCGAGGAGGTGACTACTAGGTCAGTCCCTGGTGCAAGAGTTTCGTTCCCAGTGAAGTCGGGAACAAGCGATGCGTTGCCAAGATCAACAGGGGTTGGCGGGGAAGCAGTAGCATCTACCGGGACTGACGTTTCAGCTGTAGTATCTACCGGGACTGACGTAATATCTGTGGCATCTACCATTACTGACGTCACAGCTGTTGCATTTACTGGGACGAATGTTACATTATGTACATCTACCACGACTGACGTTACATCTGTAGCATCTACCGGGACTGGCGAGACGAGTAGTAGCGAGCTAGGGGTAGGAAGGAACTCGGGTGTGGGCTCTAACGCTGCTACAGTGACCAACAAAGGCGACGTACTCACATCTATCTCCGACACGACAGACAAGGAAAGCAGATCGGGCGGGGCCGTCGAGAAAGAGCTCTCCAGCACCGAGGTCGGACTCAAGGAAGTTCCAGAGGAAATGTCctcggggaagagagaggaaggcagatcTGGAAGCACTGGTGATGGCTGCATAGACATCGATTCGCTCCATTCCATCGGAGTGGAAGGAAAGATAGGCGTAAACAGTTCGCTGGAAGAGTAAGGCACACTGGCAGTTATTGGCTCGGTATACTCAAGGGACACTTTGGCACTTATCACAGAAGACTCAGTTGGGAAGTCCTTGGGTTCCCGCAGCGTCGACCGCAGGACACTAGTCACGGAGTCGAAACTCGGAACCAACGTTTCACTGGAAAAGTCATAACCTACAGTTACAGTTGGATACAGGGGGACCTCGTCcgtcgggaaggggggagggagggtgtcacTGACGCTGATTTCCGTCACGTTGGCAAAGTGCGTGGCGTTGAACCACTGGTGATAGACATCGATCTCCCCGGAACCCACAGGCTGGAAGGGCCTCCCGTCGAACCACGCAGGAAGCAGGGCGCACTCCTCGCCGGCGTCCGTCACGGCGCACTCGCACAGGGGACCCGACGCGGCGCTCGGGCAGCTGCAGAAGAAGCTGTCGATGCCGTCGATGCAGGACCCGCCGTTCATGCATCTGCAAGGGGACCGGTTTTACTCTTGCTGCCAATtcttcgttcatatatatatatatatatatatatatatatatatataatatatatatataatatatatatatatatatattcatatatatattatatatatatatatatatatatatatatatatattcatatatatatatatatatatatatatatatatatatatatatatatatatatatatatatatatatatacaacacacaataaaataaatatatactataatactaatatatcataacacacaacgccatcacacaccccacacacacacacacacacacacacacacacacacacacacacacacacacacacacacacacacacacacacacaaaacacacacacacaatatatatatatatatatatatatatatatatatatatatatatatatataatatatataatccatttacCTTGgcacttttggaaaaaaatgaggtGTTAAAGAAGGCGACAAtctatatatgtgataaatatatgaaaaaaaaatctaaaatgaactCTGCAGAATGCTTTATATTGTCTGACCAGCTGTTCATGTTACCTAATAATTTTTGGCTTATTGTCTTCATCATCGATATTTCACTTTCTATCTCTGTACACATCTCATTCCCTCgcccgcgtctctctctctctctcttctttttgtttctctctctcttttctttctttctttcttctctctctctctctctctctctctctctctctctctctctctctctctcctccttccctcctttctctccctcttctcccttcccttgcgcgcgcacacacacacacacacacacacacacacacacacacacacacacacacacacacacacacacacacacacacacacacacacacacacaaacacacacacacacaaacaaacaaacacacaagcaaacacacacacacacacaaacaaacaaacacacacacagacgtcaCCTTGGAGCATAGGGGAGGCAATCGTTATACTGTTCTTGGCACTGGGACCCGTGGAAATCCGGAACGCAGTAACACGTCGCGTTGTTGTTCTCCATGACGCATAGGGCACCGTTCTCGCACGGGTTATCCTCACAGAACACCACGGCGTCCTCGCACAGCCTCCCCGTGTATCCTGTGGGGGTGGGAGGATATGGAAGGTTAGAGGAGGTTGCTAGGGGTCGATGTGATAAGCTTCTGGGGTTCTGCGAggttgttagagagagagattgatggagcTGCTTGGATTCGGGAGAAAAGATAAGgatg encodes the following:
- the LOC119574056 gene encoding protein eyes shut-like; its protein translation is MAQAAHLDERRTTLVHLAVTLSVVVAAVVVTEVSGGFSCVSSPCVHGICVDHLNSSYSCFCTDGYTGLQCQTDWDECWSAPCRNGATCVDQVAALTCLCPSGYTGEFCESEINECQSNPCQNNGTCIDLLDHYVCTCPVGYSGVNCEVDVSVCNATELSTSDGPKCLHGGVCVDGPALSYTCDCPSGWSGRACESDVDECMATPCLHDAVCLNTPGSFACACQFGYTGRLCEDAVVFCEDNPCENGALCVMENNNATCYCVPDFHGSQCQEQYNDCLPYAPRCMNGGSCIDGIDSFFCSCPSAASGPLCECAVTDAGEECALLPAWFDGRPFQPVGSGEIDVYHQWFNATHFANVTEISVSDTLPPPFPTDEVPLYPTVTVGYDFSSETLVPSFDSVTSVLRSTLREPKDFPTESSVISAKVSLEYTEPITASVPYSSSELFTPIFPSTPMEWSESMSMQPSPVLPDLPSSLFPEDISSGTSLSPTSVLESSFSTAPPDLLSLSVVSEIDVSTSPLLVTVAALEPTPEFLPTPSSLLLVSPVPVDATDVTSVVVDVHNVTFVPVNATAVTSVMVDATDITSVPVDTTAETSVPVDATASPPTPVDLGNASLVPDFTGNETLAPGTDLVVTSSLPSETSTAEDVTAGLSTPVPETTALPDNVSDYLTDQDNVTEPFLTTEDSVLGSELPSLTTPYTPEESLNFTETVAPVTDLVTQTDLSPTQTPDTTDVTRTSVARTTPAPDYEDSGGNATDAASTEAALVTSTPSEIDNLTSIDSTYYIYPTTDSVSGTDTTSSFYDTTQLTTDQVTSTELYDGVNITTPDAEFTEAPTTPVTADVTTTSATDTTVTPGFVDTTQTTDTDTMPTVDFVGTAPTTDFASTQTTDFATTQTTDFSSTQTIYFASTPTTEFDRPPATDFTSTPTTDIARTPTTDIGETTPTTFVDKTTISTPTETTALATSDETLTTIDLTTESVDVVDTTLTVGVIDTTSTAETTGATETTDAITEAQTTDMSLMSPKTTDIISFTETQTKIFTEYTEPTQTTPLTDTAEYTTIDMTSLSPVYTEGLTTSTEAGVYIISETPVTLELEHAYTQAAGEAVLTTPTETPEDLKTDTRTETDAGTTTLPTTTKADEPTDLAFTTTTSLADLFTIVTDPGVEARNVTIPDDQLLYNASLGSSTAPAEEPTMMTPTPVAATTSATRTPDGTAIPPTTDLQPSATHVSLTITTLSSPLPPAPAITPKVPVSPTPSTPRETDVPVETPDYTGSPSEKEPVFDTTTPPTVSLPPQVVTSAATSETQSDQAPSAQCGDGFCLNGGTCVTRDGKSSCKCPFNYKGSYCELYFYINKPYFVGASYLGVDVGNLSLRQGVQCKDAGNSKRKAYRTPKYFVHVYVQFTSQSPNGLVAYSEGPSDAFFMLLLRNSLLQFVFSCGLQTVSFLQGNEKLARNFRTDVSVRMWWTPYEPDVPWGAGKCSASLQVNDTSPIYSEQRSSTASVRLGHVYLGGLPSSYSSPLVVKAGFLPRLQGCVSILEVNGREIDAWVEGVGGEGVQECGTALCPAGSCLNGGLCVPGPAVWSCNCPPGYHGELCERAECTGGSPCHSGQCVTSVLRPNPLCICPPHRHGLYCELERVVERPSYAGTVEGYSSYSVYRVEEDVTLGLALRLHFTTQALRQVGLIAYLGNSVRSATRDFLALSLVRGHLMLTWDLGAGPRRLMTSEALDGRLHTHTALLVREGKQAWLQVDTQKNVTATSPGYLSSLNTNKLLYIGGHSSWNMTHLPADMWRHEGFRGCVFDLRVARKTSGPWTALRVAGAANVRECGEEVCSRESCKNGGTCIEVGATYRCHCTVGWKGPRCGVPSHVCEGSQESCAPGASCLPAASPDSSSTCLCQIGRTGPRCEKAINITDPHFSGVGSFLSLLAPNIRRETRVTLAFKPETRDGLLFLALPRTSPGDFLALALVNGTLQLTYHLGWRAPGLILIRSRDAAVTGEWQSVTVTRRGGDGSLIFRGHTTTAASSETKASMLDTQPEVFIGGVPDYEVVPPAIAPTTSRVPFRGCIREVNINGHDFDMRAPDDGEVLRGAGLGDCDGTACGRHVCLHGGTCTPAGDTYVCSCTEEYTGARCQLPRACLDNSCINGGTCVPSESAGNKKKKRRQIMSRDGERSPRYQCLCPPGFVGARCEKGAEVSALKFSGRSFAVVPQGPFGSPVPHRDSFALNFSTAAPHGLTHAVARTVKIGFFFQPDAPVEDFLGVGVAGGRVKVVWHLGGDGVGQLQVEERVTDGSWHSLVVTRAGAVVTAFLDGRPHKARSPGTFSQLNDRDGVVYVGGFPPGTTVSSGTDGHFLSAFVGCLRGVTVHQGSSPVRFSSLSRGQDLQPCF